In Limibacter armeniacum, a single window of DNA contains:
- a CDS encoding GNAT family N-acetyltransferase, which translates to MTFREAQIGDIEQIQIVRNSVIENTLSDPSLVSDKDCIQFITQKGKGWVCEIDQQIVGFSIVDLEGHNIWALFIKPEFEKQGIGKRLHNIMLDWYFEQTRSPVWLGTSPKTRAEMFYRKAGWREVGTHGKSEVKFEMTFESWVHLKKH; encoded by the coding sequence ATGACTTTTAGAGAAGCCCAAATAGGTGATATTGAGCAAATTCAAATTGTAAGAAATTCAGTAATTGAAAACACTTTATCAGACCCAAGCTTGGTCAGTGATAAAGACTGTATCCAGTTTATTACTCAAAAAGGAAAAGGGTGGGTTTGTGAAATTGATCAGCAAATTGTTGGCTTCTCAATTGTGGATTTAGAAGGACATAATATTTGGGCTTTGTTTATAAAGCCTGAATTTGAGAAACAAGGAATCGGAAAGAGGCTTCATAACATTATGCTTGATTGGTATTTTGAGCAAACTAGAAGTCCTGTTTGGTTAGGGACTTCACCGAAGACAAGGGCTGAAATGTTTTATCGAAAGGCTGGATGGAGAGAAGTTGGAACACACGGGAAAAGTGAGGTGAAATTTGAAATGACGTTTGAAAGTTGGGTTCATCTAAAAAAACACTAG